The following are encoded in a window of Neomicrococcus lactis genomic DNA:
- a CDS encoding phage holin family protein has translation MIRFLIRVIVNALALFIAAWLLPGITVGTEAAASATGSNAAGDILSYLAVGAIFGLVNAIVRPIISFLSIPITCLTLGLFAIIINAAMLMLTSWIMSFTPIGFHVNAFFWDAILGSIIISVVSALIGWVVPDKIDRGA, from the coding sequence ATGATCCGTTTTCTCATCCGAGTCATCGTCAACGCACTTGCACTTTTCATCGCAGCTTGGCTGCTGCCGGGCATCACGGTAGGTACTGAAGCCGCCGCCTCGGCAACCGGAAGCAACGCGGCCGGAGACATCCTCTCCTACCTTGCCGTCGGCGCAATTTTCGGCTTGGTCAACGCCATTGTCCGGCCGATCATTTCCTTCTTGTCCATCCCCATCACGTGCCTCACGCTGGGCCTCTTCGCCATCATCATCAACGCGGCGATGCTCATGCTGACGTCTTGGATCATGTCCTTCACGCCGATCGGATTCCACGTCAACGCCTTCTTCTGGGACGCGATTCTGGGTTCCATCATCATCAGCGTTGTTTCTGCGCTGATCGGCTGGGTGGTCCCAGACAAGATCGACCGTGGCGCCTAA
- a CDS encoding NAD(P)-dependent oxidoreductase, protein MKIAVYGGNGMVGSQIVNEAVTRGHEVTVLSRSGQLADKALAGKVSSQQADVTDVNKIQELAQDNDVIVISVPPARDGGDHAPILNTHEELAETLLPTRLFVIGGAGALQVGDAQLKDQPGFPDAYKAEAETMSKALDAYRDSSGVNWTMLAPAPMIAPGERTGQYKLGAESPVGDSISTQDFAVAVLDEIENPQHRERRFTVAN, encoded by the coding sequence ATGAAGATCGCTGTGTATGGCGGAAATGGCATGGTTGGCAGCCAGATTGTCAACGAAGCAGTAACCCGTGGCCACGAAGTGACGGTTCTGAGCCGTTCGGGTCAGTTGGCAGATAAAGCGCTTGCCGGAAAGGTCAGCAGCCAGCAGGCTGACGTGACCGACGTGAATAAGATTCAGGAACTCGCGCAGGACAACGACGTCATCGTCATTTCCGTGCCCCCAGCACGCGACGGTGGAGATCACGCCCCGATCCTGAACACGCACGAGGAATTGGCTGAGACGCTTTTGCCAACCCGTTTGTTCGTTATCGGTGGCGCTGGCGCCCTTCAGGTCGGCGACGCTCAGCTGAAGGATCAGCCGGGCTTCCCCGACGCCTACAAGGCTGAGGCAGAGACAATGTCCAAGGCTCTTGATGCCTATCGCGACTCCTCGGGCGTCAACTGGACCATGCTTGCCCCAGCACCGATGATCGCTCCGGGTGAGCGCACTGGTCAATACAAGTTGGGTGCCGAATCCCCTGTGGGAGATTCCATCTCGACTCAGGACTTCGCTGTTGCCGTTCTCGACGAAATCGAGAACCCACAGCACCGCGAGCGCCGCTTCACGGTAGCAAACTAG
- a CDS encoding sensor histidine kinase — MSETSSARPSFWARHAWIIAAIWLFFLIFPLMTVWEFSGSPAIRILGLASIAAFAGVYLYGFITLPDCLGGHAPKRAWTVFGILCLLPLPTMLVDAANYLSFTPFLISFAAYLLGLRALLVTAALSFAGLVLAGWWLGSVDAVLSLGIAMALVFIVNLMVTQMMRAGQSAEHMRVELARAEERVKLSRDVHDLLGHSLTVVKLKSELAEKLLDAEPARAKKELHEIGEITAEALAGVRATVTGLRGASLSQELLNSQATLEAAGHAVTVSGDPVDVPPAVSVQLGWVIREVTTNILRHAHATEVLISWDVDSLTIEDDGDGWGSIRKDVSGSDAVEGNGLRGIRERLAAVDARLVLSESRFGGALVEVAW; from the coding sequence ATGAGCGAGACGTCATCCGCACGCCCGAGCTTTTGGGCGAGGCACGCGTGGATCATTGCCGCCATTTGGCTGTTCTTCCTGATCTTTCCCTTGATGACAGTGTGGGAGTTCTCAGGTTCTCCAGCCATCCGCATCCTGGGGCTGGCCTCCATTGCTGCTTTCGCCGGCGTGTACCTCTACGGGTTCATCACCTTGCCGGACTGCCTCGGCGGACACGCGCCGAAGAGAGCGTGGACTGTCTTCGGCATCCTGTGCCTCTTGCCCCTGCCAACCATGCTCGTAGACGCCGCCAACTACCTGTCCTTCACGCCCTTCCTGATCAGCTTTGCCGCCTATCTCCTGGGGCTTCGGGCGCTGCTCGTGACTGCGGCGTTGTCCTTTGCTGGCCTGGTCCTTGCAGGATGGTGGTTAGGCAGCGTCGACGCAGTGCTGTCCTTGGGAATTGCGATGGCGTTGGTGTTCATCGTGAACTTGATGGTGACCCAGATGATGCGTGCCGGCCAGAGCGCGGAACACATGCGCGTTGAGCTTGCACGAGCCGAGGAACGGGTGAAATTGTCGCGGGATGTGCACGATCTCTTAGGGCACTCACTCACGGTGGTCAAGCTAAAATCCGAGCTCGCCGAGAAGCTCTTAGACGCCGAACCGGCGCGCGCCAAAAAAGAACTTCACGAGATTGGCGAGATCACGGCGGAAGCTCTAGCGGGGGTCCGAGCTACCGTTACCGGATTGCGCGGAGCGAGCCTGAGCCAAGAGTTGCTGAATTCCCAAGCAACGCTTGAAGCCGCCGGCCACGCGGTGACCGTCTCTGGGGACCCCGTTGACGTGCCACCTGCCGTGAGTGTTCAACTCGGGTGGGTCATCCGCGAAGTGACCACGAATATTCTGCGCCACGCTCACGCCACCGAAGTTCTCATCTCATGGGACGTCGACTCCTTGACCATCGAGGATGACGGCGACGGCTGGGGCAGCATCCGCAAGGACGTCTCAGGTTCTGATGCCGTAGAAGGTAATGGCCTTCGGGGAATTCGCGAACGTTTGGCTGCGGTGGATGCGCGTTTAGTGTTGAGCGAATCGCGCTTTGGCGGCGCTTTAGTGGAGGTGGCGTGGTGA
- the pdhA gene encoding pyruvate dehydrogenase (acetyl-transferring) E1 component subunit alpha, with amino-acid sequence MHESGDMIQLLNSEGERTANPEWDAYLGDVDADMLRQFYRDMFYTRRFDKEATALQRQGQLALWVPLRGQEAAQIGAGRATKPQDYLFPTYREHGVALTRNVDFPQMLRLFRGISNGGWDPRDNNFHMYTMVLAAQVPHATGYAMATKMDEADFSPEKRAADGTAVMAFFGDGASSEGDVHESMVFAASFNAPLVFFCQNNQWAISVPVEVQAKVPISQRAQGYGFPGIRVDGNDVLAVLAVTRWALERARTGQGPTFIEAYTYRMSAHTTADDPTKYRLDSEEASWIDRDPLVRLEKHLRDNGLGDEAFFEDVSRGADEMAHRVRQEAMAFPVPRLEQLFDNVYAGAHPLIQAELKQHLEYEAGFLDRPESDNTDGGAH; translated from the coding sequence ATGCATGAATCTGGCGACATGATCCAGCTGTTGAACAGCGAGGGTGAGCGCACGGCCAACCCGGAATGGGATGCCTATCTGGGGGACGTCGACGCGGACATGCTGCGCCAGTTCTACCGCGACATGTTTTACACCCGGCGCTTCGACAAGGAAGCGACTGCGCTCCAGCGTCAGGGTCAGCTAGCACTCTGGGTTCCACTGCGTGGCCAAGAGGCCGCACAAATTGGTGCTGGCCGAGCCACGAAACCGCAAGACTACTTGTTCCCGACGTACCGCGAGCACGGTGTAGCGCTGACGCGAAACGTTGACTTCCCACAAATGCTGCGGTTGTTCCGCGGTATTTCCAATGGCGGTTGGGATCCCCGGGACAATAACTTCCACATGTACACCATGGTGCTGGCAGCCCAGGTGCCACATGCAACGGGCTATGCCATGGCCACCAAAATGGACGAAGCTGACTTCTCGCCAGAGAAGCGTGCCGCGGATGGCACGGCAGTGATGGCCTTCTTCGGTGACGGGGCAAGTTCTGAAGGCGACGTCCACGAATCCATGGTCTTCGCCGCCAGCTTCAACGCACCGTTGGTCTTCTTCTGCCAGAACAACCAGTGGGCCATCTCCGTCCCCGTAGAAGTGCAAGCGAAAGTACCTATTTCGCAGCGCGCTCAGGGTTACGGATTCCCCGGCATCCGAGTCGATGGAAACGACGTCCTTGCCGTCTTGGCAGTCACGCGTTGGGCGCTTGAGCGCGCTCGCACCGGCCAAGGACCAACCTTCATTGAGGCGTATACCTACCGCATGAGTGCTCACACGACCGCGGATGATCCCACAAAGTACCGTCTCGATTCAGAAGAGGCATCTTGGATTGACCGGGATCCGCTGGTTCGTCTGGAGAAGCACCTGCGCGACAACGGTTTGGGGGACGAAGCCTTCTTCGAGGATGTCTCTCGCGGAGCAGACGAGATGGCGCATCGCGTGCGACAGGAAGCAATGGCCTTCCCTGTCCCTCGCCTCGAGCAACTTTTCGACAACGTCTACGCAGGCGCTCACCCGCTGATTCAAGCGGAGCTGAAACAGCACCTTGAGTATGAGGCCGGATTCTTGGACCGACCAGAGTCGGACAACACCGATGGAGGTGCGCACTAA
- the purB gene encoding adenylosuccinate lyase has protein sequence MVEIARTSLVQSPSANAGSEDFLALGPLDGRYRAATAPLVDYLSEAALNRDRVHVEVEWLIHLTENSVLPGAKKLTDEQKAGLRKIVTDFNQDSVKELAETEKVTVHDVKAVEYFIGARLAGLGLEHLKPMVHFACTSEDINNLSYALGIKDAVSKVWLPAADALTQQIADMAEANKDVPMMSRTHGQPATPTTLGKELAVFAWRLNRQLKRVKNTEFLGKINGATGTFSAHVAAVPTANWPEISRTFVEGLGLTWNPLTTQIESHDWQAELYADVARFNRILHNICTDIWSYISIGFFAQIPVEGATGSSTMPHKVNPIRFENAEANLEISNALLDTLAATLVTSRWQRDLTDSSSQRNIGVAFGHSILAISNVSKGLERLDVAESVLAQDLNENWEVLGEAIQTVMRAEAIAGVPGMENPYERLKELTRGHRVDEARMREFVASLGLTDDAAARLSELTPGTYTGIAADLVQFLKDAR, from the coding sequence ATGGTTGAAATTGCTCGCACATCCTTGGTCCAATCACCTTCCGCCAACGCAGGCTCTGAAGATTTCCTTGCGCTCGGACCGCTTGATGGCCGATACCGTGCCGCGACCGCTCCGCTCGTGGACTACTTGAGCGAAGCCGCCCTCAACCGCGATCGCGTCCATGTCGAGGTCGAATGGCTCATTCACTTGACGGAAAACAGCGTTCTTCCAGGCGCCAAGAAGCTCACCGACGAGCAGAAGGCCGGCCTCCGCAAGATCGTCACGGACTTCAACCAGGACTCCGTCAAGGAACTTGCCGAGACGGAAAAGGTCACGGTTCACGACGTCAAGGCCGTCGAGTACTTCATCGGCGCCCGCCTCGCTGGCCTCGGACTCGAGCACCTCAAGCCCATGGTTCACTTCGCTTGCACCAGCGAAGACATCAACAACCTCTCCTACGCCCTCGGCATCAAGGACGCTGTGTCCAAGGTCTGGCTCCCAGCAGCAGACGCGTTGACCCAGCAGATTGCTGACATGGCCGAGGCCAACAAAGACGTCCCGATGATGTCTCGCACGCACGGTCAGCCAGCCACGCCGACCACCCTCGGCAAGGAACTCGCCGTCTTCGCTTGGCGCCTCAACCGCCAGCTCAAGCGCGTCAAGAACACTGAATTCTTGGGCAAGATCAACGGCGCAACCGGCACGTTCTCCGCCCACGTTGCAGCAGTTCCCACCGCCAACTGGCCAGAGATTTCCCGTACCTTCGTCGAAGGTCTCGGGCTCACCTGGAACCCGCTGACCACGCAGATCGAGTCGCACGACTGGCAGGCCGAGCTCTACGCAGACGTCGCCCGCTTCAACCGCATTCTGCACAACATTTGCACGGACATCTGGAGCTACATCAGCATCGGATTCTTCGCCCAGATCCCTGTCGAAGGCGCCACCGGCTCCTCCACGATGCCGCACAAGGTCAACCCCATCCGCTTCGAGAACGCTGAGGCCAACCTCGAGATCAGCAACGCGCTTCTCGACACCCTGGCAGCAACGCTCGTCACGAGCCGCTGGCAGCGCGACCTCACGGACTCCTCGAGCCAGCGCAATATCGGCGTCGCTTTCGGTCACTCGATTCTCGCGATCAGCAACGTTTCCAAGGGCCTCGAGCGCCTTGACGTCGCCGAGAGCGTGCTCGCTCAGGACCTCAATGAGAACTGGGAAGTTCTCGGCGAAGCCATCCAGACCGTCATGCGTGCCGAAGCGATCGCGGGCGTGCCTGGCATGGAGAACCCTTACGAGCGCCTCAAGGAGCTCACTCGCGGACACCGCGTTGATGAGGCTCGCATGCGTGAGTTCGTGGCCAGTTTGGGTCTGACGGACGACGCCGCAGCTCGCCTTTCCGAGCTCACCCCCGGAACGTACACCGGCATTGCCGCTGATTTGGTGCAGTTCTTGAAGGACGCTCGCTAA
- the hisC gene encoding histidinol-phosphate transaminase, with the protein MSSEEKSVPTLRPRPVVDRLPRYAAGKPAAPVPGLEAFKLASNENPLAPLPEVLTAIAEQVAINRYPDSVATKLREKLGEYLGVPADDIVTGAGSLGGLVQILSAFAGQNDDGKPDEVIYAWRSFEAYPICVQTTGAASVAVPVLADGRHDLDGMIAAITDQTKVIILCTPNNPTGPSLTKAEVEGFLARVPAHILVVLDEAYTEFVRDPEAVDGIQLYRSYPNLVVLRTFSKAHGLANLRVGYSVSQPHITESLRIVATPFAVSTLAQDAAVVSLENIDKVLARVEELVQERNRVVAGLKKQGWDFPESQGNFVWLPLGERSQEFAQAAEKQALSVRAFGVEGVRVSIGEVEANSRFLSIAKDFVQ; encoded by the coding sequence ATGTCTTCTGAGGAAAAATCTGTACCGACTCTTCGTCCCCGACCGGTCGTCGATCGGCTTCCGCGCTACGCCGCGGGCAAGCCTGCCGCACCCGTACCAGGTCTTGAGGCCTTCAAACTGGCATCCAACGAGAATCCTCTGGCGCCGTTGCCAGAAGTCTTGACCGCGATTGCCGAACAAGTAGCTATTAACCGATACCCGGACTCCGTTGCGACGAAGCTACGCGAGAAACTGGGCGAGTACTTGGGTGTACCCGCCGACGATATTGTGACTGGCGCCGGCTCTCTCGGCGGTTTGGTCCAAATTCTGTCTGCCTTCGCTGGCCAGAACGATGATGGCAAGCCGGATGAAGTGATTTACGCGTGGCGTTCCTTCGAGGCGTACCCCATTTGCGTACAAACGACCGGTGCTGCTTCTGTGGCGGTTCCCGTTCTCGCTGATGGACGTCACGATCTCGATGGAATGATCGCCGCAATTACTGATCAGACCAAGGTCATCATCCTGTGCACCCCTAACAACCCGACAGGACCGTCGCTGACGAAGGCCGAAGTTGAAGGCTTCCTGGCTCGAGTGCCTGCGCACATCCTGGTGGTCCTGGACGAGGCTTACACGGAATTCGTGCGTGATCCGGAGGCTGTTGACGGTATTCAGCTGTACCGCTCCTACCCGAACCTCGTGGTGCTTCGGACGTTCTCGAAGGCTCACGGTCTGGCGAACTTGCGCGTGGGCTACTCCGTTTCCCAGCCTCACATCACGGAAAGCCTGCGCATCGTGGCAACGCCGTTCGCGGTCTCAACGCTTGCGCAAGATGCCGCCGTGGTCTCCTTGGAGAACATCGACAAGGTACTTGCCCGCGTTGAGGAACTTGTTCAAGAACGAAACCGGGTTGTTGCCGGTCTCAAAAAACAGGGCTGGGACTTCCCGGAATCGCAGGGCAACTTTGTGTGGCTTCCGCTCGGTGAGCGTAGCCAAGAGTTTGCTCAGGCGGCTGAAAAGCAAGCGCTTTCGGTCCGCGCTTTTGGTGTTGAAGGTGTGCGCGTGAGCATCGGCGAAGTCGAGGCGAATTCTCGGTTCTTGAGCATCGCGAAAGACTTTGTTCAGTAG
- a CDS encoding response regulator transcription factor, whose protein sequence is MTGDRVVAGGRAQIRVLIADDQALVRGAMAALLNLEPDIDVIAEVGDGAEALAALREQEVDVCLLDVQMPGMDGIETAERIRTEQPHVRVLMVTTFDRPGYLKRALAAGASGFVVKDTPADQLAEVVRRIHSGLRVVDPHLAQESLFEGDNPLTEREVEILLRAADGEPVAKIAAALYLSAGTVRNYLSNAIAKTCTTNRIEAARTARDRGWI, encoded by the coding sequence GTGACTGGAGATAGAGTTGTTGCGGGAGGCCGTGCGCAGATCAGAGTGCTCATCGCAGACGACCAAGCGCTGGTGCGCGGTGCCATGGCGGCGCTGCTGAACCTGGAACCAGACATCGACGTGATCGCCGAAGTGGGTGACGGCGCAGAGGCGCTTGCGGCCCTCCGCGAGCAGGAAGTGGACGTTTGCTTACTGGACGTTCAAATGCCGGGAATGGACGGCATTGAAACCGCTGAGCGGATTCGCACCGAACAACCACACGTCCGAGTGCTCATGGTGACCACCTTCGACCGGCCCGGATACCTCAAACGAGCGCTCGCGGCCGGTGCCTCCGGGTTCGTGGTCAAAGATACGCCCGCGGATCAGCTGGCCGAAGTAGTGCGACGTATCCACTCGGGACTGCGAGTCGTCGATCCGCACTTGGCACAAGAATCCCTCTTTGAAGGGGATAACCCGCTCACCGAACGCGAAGTGGAGATCCTTCTCCGTGCAGCCGACGGAGAACCGGTCGCCAAAATTGCGGCAGCCCTGTACTTGAGTGCGGGAACGGTGCGGAACTATCTATCCAACGCCATCGCCAAGACGTGCACCACAAACCGCATCGAAGCGGCCCGCACAGCACGAGACCGCGGCTGGATCTAA
- a CDS encoding flavin reductase family protein has translation MTERDEIPVESLTSREVYKLLTSLVIPRPIAWVSTIDSAGVPNLAPHSFFSVVSSEPGIVQFTSTARKDSLRNIEETGEFVLNVATTELRDQVNLSATPFEHGISEFEKVGIAMEPSKTVKPPRVAQSPAVIECVLEQVLQMGNGYMAFGRVRHFAVNSDLFNERRHPIPGLLDPVSRLGANEWAGLGEIFAFDRLTVDEWNQTNN, from the coding sequence ATGACGGAGCGGGATGAGATACCTGTTGAGTCTTTGACGAGTCGAGAAGTGTACAAACTTCTGACGTCTCTGGTCATCCCGCGTCCCATCGCTTGGGTCTCCACTATCGACTCCGCAGGGGTTCCAAACCTTGCCCCACATTCCTTCTTCTCCGTTGTTTCGTCCGAACCGGGCATTGTTCAGTTCACATCTACGGCGCGGAAGGATTCGTTGCGGAACATCGAGGAGACCGGGGAGTTCGTTCTCAACGTCGCGACCACCGAGCTCAGGGATCAAGTGAATCTGAGCGCAACACCGTTTGAACACGGCATCAGCGAGTTCGAGAAGGTGGGCATCGCCATGGAACCGTCAAAGACGGTCAAACCACCTCGCGTTGCTCAGTCACCGGCGGTCATTGAGTGCGTGCTGGAACAAGTTCTCCAGATGGGTAACGGATATATGGCCTTTGGAAGAGTGCGTCATTTTGCCGTCAACAGCGACCTCTTCAACGAACGACGGCATCCGATTCCCGGGCTTCTCGATCCCGTATCCCGTCTGGGCGCGAACGAATGGGCAGGTCTCGGCGAGATCTTTGCGTTCGACCGGCTCACTGTGGACGAGTGGAATCAAACCAATAATTAA
- a CDS encoding alpha-ketoacid dehydrogenase subunit beta, with product MTTMTIAKAITNGLAKVLESNPKSVLIGEDIGKLGGVYRVTEGLQAKFGATRVIDSPLAESGIVGTSIGMSLRGYMPIAEIQFDGFVFPAYNQITTQLAKMRSRAEGRFGAPVVIRIPYGGGIGSVEHHSESPEALFAHTAGLRIITPSNANDAYWMIQQAATCGDPVIFFEPKRRYWLKGEVDLENPAPDAFRAQVVREGNDATIVTYGPLVPVALAAAEASLEDGRSVEVIDLRSISPIDFDAIAESVEKTGRLIVTHEAPTFGGIGGEIASRIAERCFHSLEAPVIRVGGYHMPYPISKVEDQYLPDIDKVLDALDRSFAY from the coding sequence ATGACCACCATGACTATTGCCAAGGCAATTACCAACGGCCTAGCGAAGGTGCTCGAAAGCAACCCAAAGTCCGTACTGATCGGTGAGGACATTGGAAAGCTCGGCGGCGTGTACCGCGTCACCGAAGGTCTTCAAGCAAAATTCGGTGCGACCCGAGTCATTGATTCGCCGCTCGCCGAATCTGGAATTGTTGGCACCTCCATCGGTATGTCCCTCCGTGGCTACATGCCCATCGCGGAGATCCAGTTCGATGGCTTCGTCTTCCCGGCCTACAACCAAATCACCACGCAGCTTGCAAAGATGCGTTCTCGCGCCGAGGGCCGCTTTGGCGCACCCGTGGTCATCCGCATTCCTTACGGTGGTGGCATCGGTTCTGTCGAGCACCACTCGGAATCGCCGGAAGCGCTCTTTGCGCACACCGCCGGCCTGCGTATCATCACGCCGTCCAACGCGAACGACGCCTACTGGATGATTCAGCAGGCAGCGACCTGTGGCGATCCAGTGATCTTCTTCGAACCTAAGCGCCGCTATTGGCTCAAGGGTGAGGTCGACCTCGAGAACCCAGCTCCGGACGCCTTCCGTGCCCAAGTGGTCCGAGAGGGTAACGATGCAACGATCGTCACCTACGGACCATTGGTTCCCGTCGCGCTCGCAGCGGCCGAAGCCAGCCTCGAGGATGGCCGAAGCGTTGAAGTCATTGATCTTCGATCCATCAGCCCGATCGACTTCGACGCGATCGCTGAGTCAGTCGAGAAGACCGGCCGCCTGATTGTCACTCACGAGGCACCGACGTTCGGTGGCATCGGTGGAGAAATCGCATCCCGCATTGCCGAGCGGTGCTTCCACTCCCTAGAAGCGCCAGTCATTCGCGTCGGCGGCTACCACATGCCGTATCCGATCTCGAAGGTTGAAGACCAATACTTGCCGGACATCGATAAGGTGCTTGACGCCCTTGACCGGTCCTTTGCTTACTAG
- a CDS encoding ABC transporter permease, with the protein MNPTYMVIEFKRQARDVSNVMFVLLLPAAMYLLFGASTAGGEQMAGHANLKYYVMASMAAYGAVSAVTAISATAATEQTQGWGRQIGLTPMRPWQFVLTKTVVALAFAAVAMVIVYAVGIFTGAKADATWIWWATAAISLGCSAVFALYGLAAGLLFKSDSAAGVASGAVTFFAFFGNVFIPLSGTMLDIARFTPMYGMIGLVRWPVLEGFMADGKREELWWYIANVVAWTVIFLALALWGVRRSRARR; encoded by the coding sequence GTGAACCCCACCTACATGGTCATAGAGTTCAAGCGCCAAGCGCGGGACGTATCGAACGTGATGTTTGTGCTGTTGCTGCCAGCCGCAATGTACTTGCTGTTCGGCGCTTCCACGGCAGGCGGCGAGCAGATGGCAGGGCACGCGAACCTGAAGTACTACGTCATGGCTTCCATGGCGGCGTACGGTGCCGTAAGTGCGGTGACCGCGATCTCGGCGACGGCGGCCACCGAGCAGACTCAAGGGTGGGGCCGGCAGATCGGGCTGACACCTATGCGGCCCTGGCAGTTCGTGCTCACCAAAACGGTAGTGGCGCTGGCCTTCGCGGCCGTGGCCATGGTCATTGTCTATGCCGTCGGCATCTTCACTGGAGCTAAAGCGGACGCCACCTGGATCTGGTGGGCGACAGCCGCAATCTCTCTGGGCTGCTCGGCGGTTTTTGCGCTTTACGGACTCGCGGCCGGGCTCTTGTTCAAGAGCGACTCCGCGGCTGGCGTGGCCTCCGGTGCCGTGACGTTCTTTGCGTTTTTCGGCAACGTGTTCATCCCACTGTCCGGAACCATGCTGGATATCGCCCGCTTCACGCCGATGTACGGGATGATTGGGCTGGTTAGATGGCCGGTGCTGGAAGGCTTCATGGCGGACGGCAAGCGGGAGGAGCTCTGGTGGTACATCGCCAACGTGGTGGCCTGGACGGTGATTTTCTTGGCGCTCGCATTGTGGGGCGTTCGCCGCTCTCGCGCTCGCCGTTAG
- a CDS encoding dihydrolipoamide acetyltransferase family protein, with protein MRTFNLPDVGEGLTEAEVVSWKVKPGDSIRVNDIFVEIETAKSLVELPSPFEGVVRELHAAEGDTLEVGAPLFSVDTLADDPNPKTSPIRTIKVDSVPGELVTPTGLTAGSKLGLEEAPASMKSDSEVGPLVGSGPKADAPHRRRRIRPGIDAAAPSPVTTPADSPVAAQEPKAEQAPAAMSSIAKARQPLTHFVNRVLAKPPVRKVARDLGIDLERVTPTGAYGEVTRGDLESYQAQREREQDAAPKFWAGSDQTNKGHVERQTVRGVRKATAKAMVDSAFSAPHVSIFVDVDASRTMEFVQRLKKSRDFEGIKVSPLLILAKAVIWAAARNPSVNASWVDTADGAEIHVKHFMNLGIAAATPRGLMVPNIKDAQNLSLKELAIALNDLASTARAGKTKPSDMQNGTLTVTNIGALGIDTGTPIINPGEVAIVAFGTIRQKPWVVSGEVIPRWITTLGGSFDHRVVDGDLSARFMADVAAIMEEPALLLD; from the coding sequence ATGCGCACCTTTAATTTGCCAGACGTCGGCGAAGGGCTGACCGAAGCAGAAGTCGTTTCATGGAAAGTGAAGCCAGGCGATTCCATTCGCGTCAACGACATCTTCGTTGAGATCGAGACCGCGAAGAGCCTCGTGGAGCTACCGAGCCCGTTCGAGGGCGTTGTTCGAGAACTCCATGCCGCTGAAGGCGACACTCTCGAGGTTGGCGCCCCGCTGTTTTCGGTCGATACTCTCGCCGATGACCCAAACCCCAAGACGAGCCCCATCCGAACCATCAAGGTTGATTCGGTTCCCGGTGAACTGGTCACCCCAACGGGGCTGACGGCTGGATCAAAGCTCGGCCTCGAGGAAGCCCCTGCTTCGATGAAGTCGGATTCAGAAGTAGGACCCTTGGTTGGTTCCGGCCCCAAGGCGGACGCCCCACACCGCCGTCGCCGTATCCGCCCTGGAATTGACGCTGCAGCGCCGTCTCCCGTAACCACACCAGCAGACTCCCCGGTTGCCGCGCAAGAGCCAAAGGCTGAGCAAGCGCCTGCGGCTATGTCATCAATAGCCAAAGCTCGTCAGCCGCTGACGCACTTCGTCAACCGCGTTCTCGCTAAGCCTCCGGTGCGCAAAGTAGCTCGTGACCTCGGCATCGATCTTGAGCGCGTGACTCCAACGGGCGCCTACGGTGAGGTCACCCGTGGCGACTTGGAGAGCTACCAGGCGCAACGCGAGCGTGAACAAGATGCTGCGCCAAAGTTCTGGGCCGGATCAGACCAAACGAATAAGGGCCATGTTGAACGCCAGACCGTCCGTGGCGTCCGCAAAGCCACCGCGAAGGCGATGGTTGATTCTGCCTTCAGCGCCCCGCACGTCTCCATCTTCGTTGATGTTGATGCATCGAGGACCATGGAATTCGTTCAGCGTTTGAAGAAGAGCCGCGACTTCGAAGGCATCAAGGTCTCTCCGCTGCTTATTCTGGCCAAGGCCGTCATCTGGGCCGCAGCGCGGAATCCTTCAGTGAACGCCAGCTGGGTGGATACCGCAGACGGTGCTGAAATCCATGTCAAGCACTTCATGAACCTGGGCATCGCGGCCGCGACGCCTCGTGGGCTCATGGTGCCGAACATCAAGGATGCGCAGAACCTGTCCCTCAAGGAGCTGGCCATAGCGCTCAACGACTTGGCGAGCACTGCCCGTGCAGGCAAGACGAAGCCGTCAGACATGCAGAACGGCACACTGACTGTGACGAACATCGGCGCACTTGGCATCGACACGGGCACGCCGATCATCAACCCGGGAGAAGTGGCGATCGTTGCCTTCGGAACCATTCGGCAGAAGCCGTGGGTGGTTTCTGGAGAAGTCATTCCACGCTGGATCACCACGCTCGGCGGATCCTTCGACCACCGCGTGGTTGATGGTGACCTGTCGGCGCGATTCATGGCTGACGTCGCAGCGATCATGGAAGAGCCAGCACTGTTGCTTGACTAA